One Edaphobacter bradus DNA window includes the following coding sequences:
- a CDS encoding RsmE family RNA methyltransferase encodes MTRRRWIADTWTATTATLTGDQAAHLARVLRATPGQIFDVVAGGFLHRAEITSVSAGGDDKDSEVVFTLHEELESDTALPLHLLLAVFKFDHMEWAIEKATELGVARITPILARRTDKHLAQSAPKRAERWRRIALESSKQSRRTTIPSIEDPAPLKLTLERETSPTRILLSETEQATTIAAALASSPLSNIALAIGPEGGWTAEEMALFTSHMWQHVTLGPRILRAETAAIAAIAITSSHLL; translated from the coding sequence ATGACCCGCCGCCGCTGGATCGCCGACACCTGGACCGCCACCACCGCAACGCTTACTGGTGACCAGGCCGCTCACCTCGCCCGCGTCCTTCGCGCAACGCCCGGCCAGATCTTCGACGTCGTCGCAGGCGGCTTCCTCCACCGCGCCGAGATCACGTCCGTCAGCGCCGGCGGCGATGACAAGGACTCCGAGGTCGTCTTCACCCTCCACGAAGAGCTCGAATCAGACACCGCGCTTCCCCTTCACCTGCTACTCGCCGTGTTCAAGTTCGACCACATGGAGTGGGCCATCGAAAAGGCCACCGAGCTAGGCGTCGCCCGCATCACCCCCATCCTCGCGCGCCGCACCGACAAGCATCTCGCCCAATCCGCCCCCAAGCGCGCCGAACGCTGGCGCCGCATCGCCCTCGAGTCCTCCAAGCAATCGCGCCGCACCACCATCCCCTCCATTGAAGACCCCGCTCCGCTCAAGCTCACCCTCGAGCGCGAGACCAGCCCCACGCGAATCCTCCTCTCAGAGACGGAGCAGGCCACAACAATCGCCGCCGCGCTCGCCAGCTCCCCACTCTCCAACATCGCACTCGCCATCGGTCCCGAAGGCGGCTGGACCGCCGAAGAGATGGCCCTCTTCACCAGTCACATGTGGCAGCACGTCACCCTCGGCCCTCGCATCCTCCGAGCCGAAACCGCCGCGATCGCTGCCATCGCCATCACGTCCTCCCACCTTCTCTAG
- a CDS encoding AI-2E family transporter: MQHPTPVPQETTLATSLHEPMRDEEKRSRGAVRGNILFTIGVLLLLALAWVLLKELVILYVSALFAAVLMPAVDRITEFKVRNWHPSRPVAILILFVGATLLLGAFFTVGLPPVLRDLTQFTDELPGRIPAFVAKFHKLPFVDRLNVDAIVTRAEGALAATASYLLTSLPLWLSHLFDILTAAFLCIYFMLEGEHAYRFFLSLFPLPQRLRLDATLQRANQKISKWLLGQGLLMLILGISSTIVFGLLHVRYFLLLGFLMGLFNIIPVAGGIITICLSAGVAALDSWTKMAAVLAFYLVYVNVENAYLIPRIMRSSVNLMGLTILVSLLLGTSLAGVVGALVAVPTAALLSVLLDEYAVQKGPA, encoded by the coding sequence TTGCAGCATCCTACTCCCGTACCGCAGGAGACAACGCTGGCTACCTCACTGCACGAACCAATGCGTGACGAAGAGAAACGTTCTCGAGGCGCCGTTCGCGGCAACATCCTCTTCACCATCGGCGTCCTGCTCCTCCTGGCGCTCGCCTGGGTCCTCCTCAAGGAGCTGGTTATCCTCTACGTCAGCGCCCTCTTTGCTGCCGTTCTCATGCCCGCCGTCGACCGCATCACAGAGTTCAAGGTCCGCAACTGGCATCCCTCCCGTCCGGTCGCCATCCTGATCCTCTTTGTCGGAGCCACGCTCCTCCTCGGCGCTTTTTTCACGGTGGGACTTCCTCCCGTTCTGCGCGATCTCACCCAATTCACCGACGAGCTTCCCGGCCGCATCCCCGCCTTCGTTGCGAAGTTTCACAAGCTTCCCTTCGTCGACAGGCTCAACGTCGACGCCATCGTTACCCGCGCCGAAGGCGCCCTCGCCGCCACAGCCAGCTATCTCCTTACCTCGCTTCCTCTCTGGCTCTCGCACCTCTTCGACATCCTCACCGCCGCTTTCCTCTGCATCTACTTCATGCTTGAGGGCGAGCACGCCTACCGCTTTTTCCTTTCTCTGTTCCCCCTCCCGCAACGCCTCCGTCTCGACGCCACCCTCCAGCGCGCCAACCAGAAGATCAGTAAATGGCTCCTCGGACAGGGCCTGCTCATGCTCATCCTCGGCATCTCCAGCACCATCGTCTTCGGACTCCTGCACGTTCGCTATTTCCTTCTCCTCGGCTTCCTCATGGGCCTCTTCAACATCATCCCCGTCGCCGGAGGCATCATCACCATCTGCCTCTCAGCCGGGGTTGCCGCACTCGACTCCTGGACCAAGATGGCTGCCGTCCTCGCCTTCTACCTCGTCTACGTCAACGTCGAGAACGCCTACCTCATCCCCCGCATCATGCGCTCCAGCGTCAATCTCATGGGCCTCACCATCCTCGTCTCGCTCCTCCTTGGCACTTCCCTCGCCGGCGTAGTCGGAGCGCTTGTCGCCGTCCCCACGGCCGCCCTCCTCTCCGTCCTGCTAGATGAGTACGCCGTTCAGAAGGGCCCGGCCTGA